A genomic window from Cotesia glomerata isolate CgM1 linkage group LG7, MPM_Cglom_v2.3, whole genome shotgun sequence includes:
- the LOC123269596 gene encoding brefeldin A-inhibited guanine nucleotide-exchange protein 3, translated as MEDLLQQIIRESQNSKLSNVRKAAQDAYDFMEKQQGLLRDPPHELRAKCLAAIQLSLETKRSKLVSYGLTGLHKILRDDRFQSPYEPEDDSLWLPAQMLHAMGSLLSQSDDTQTDMLKVLLQVACSAYWTMNGRLIIAILTTCCDAFENGNQAVRTAAQAATSQTLRSFCLFLDEECREMDEYAKQNKNVRERGVSCFNEALPILQYICSRLDEAQRKKFATAKSGNTVVFLLECLHTLISSLPQKIHTNQHFTTFLWQKFCPALIAFLGTPRVDKTFTSREGKDTEVGRGSGYLATTLSFDSHQAKTVYSIGTELVRLVGCVGPLRPVLESVFHRMLLYPPPQQRLESLKALRELLRSPSRMVDFAGPLLVEEEKTSQPQSDMALMRLVMDSIEESTTAGQPVLYASVSCVVAMLSALQELCEGKAVSHTYTGTINALYEDLEASDYKGPLTYLSMARLPKTYREQLELMNKTSGSESDSSGHGPSEDGDSTDTEGPQNESDEVNDDNSVDEIDYALENERERLRLEKLPKCLHVGRQFAEECNVDVERHNARQFVKILRSDLVPVVLNLRSNIEVDEALQNFASEYCQGVFAAQQKLQEKETSVDTCALITIMNADGIYLATYAALLLNLKLIRMHYYLDSCAVPISEEMFVEEVHGSGVLVYLSATWLSELYQQILACNLLEKCGYNPASTENCALVNILVDVDGISGSQRGGQLLADYRRLEKAQLSRSEPTPEAEAGAKLSRRILTCCWGSMMTVLTAGLNPAKEETNKGILNRDTTRRGVRDTVVLALEGLHKAATLSNILGLQTRCGSIFGLLAKAACTEPAISKLRRTKDVLRLKLQNRATNIHTSHALSMEVLLGRGLELGSHGSDCWPHVFTCCLYVSKLEHDFFGRNQNLALPKLAKKEKKDSPTEKNDKNRPSFNIVDEEETCVDVYSFLSTPYTQNPTTETIPEIIQESNADNQSNGILPADYAAKIVCVLSQQVDRLFEDAALKLNLRALCSFLTALCQASKDQLFKTTDGSKDGKKFWWKKSKPREEELNVLLLSRLGEVMLKCVKSGRPLIHIMRIWSILGPHFMEAACHKDREISKRAVQCIHDSMAALLNEQIELPHFHFNEALFKPFENLLCLELCDGDVQDQIVSCICEFVETNRTEIRSGWRPLFGALRVASVGNSESVESAPLLEVFRVFLSTDNTLVFANAALDCILCLLKHIRGVGDPEISDSDPISNAEIRKMRLCLESLKCLLNCSDILSSMYRMPACPIFHSAARIQVSTIPQFVDPVIPNLELAKFDKNSESMQEIVPEISFELFNRIDRTQTITLQSMEKPSGILRVWYLLIEGLASATMICPRRYQPHTLETLFHLLRDILNVPGPDFALYCVNHLLLPMVQNWLRITSKVVRGWDNFAPNFKQCCGLTTDLVVDYLTHLQGPEVTRRDELLPATTLMLKQLLLVMAECVVQQTESIARLGCACIRHVLISSGPLLTAEQWEVCGIACYRACSNSLQELHQLTMAFAPRSESFYGDLAQVKVAARRDATPEESERLRQLSAQVFLMAEQRSEPTYTDDRSYVFLLYPPSVASSLNPDLYIVRVQLRTMVVGLLVHQMLLHCIASVLLQGSVGSISSFCNMSATSPVSPKPPEGKRRLTRHIETFLAALDLSFSAAVKFDSRPGLKFLVQKVANLEQPANLYQQAGAAWTIKILTLFELCLEEIIDTGADLEVIKALISQNHNQESNTQLVKLVKQLKSTFDSLCNNYVDVVLNRDGWHSVADGFADRKIFLLVAQPDDFPEITGKEPLERFPLDKPEKTNETMSQMEDPLERKEDYRSLKLFDLANDYYMESGPESESDSDESKPSSRPRSPKKLVYRGSSECVFSGDQDEGNSSESNQEFDPAKLDQDDDDNGKEELESNTDVSIDGSQTASRLEALDSDDLDLPLNSKDFNLERRLRLSDDCLSRTSRGFVSSDESYRSKSLVELHRASKFSELTITDSSEANNNKIGENTQEVLDDNVDDLLRDYERSRRGFRINPFLCEDNGNIEGRNISKDCEAHRRAWAETLSAALEWTLALPDDQLKPLLPVVVGGVRTLTKFAVDPNLKMKISSLFYRIVVLYGLTNN; from the exons CCGGCTCAGATGCTACACGCAATGGGCTCATTGCTGTCGCAGTCTGACGATACGCAGACGGATATGTTAAAA GTCCTCTTGCAAGTGGCCTGCTCAGCCTATTGGACGATGAACGGCCGGCTGATTATCGCAATTTTAACTACATGCTGCGACGCATTCGAAAATGGGAACCAGGCGGTCAGAACTGCTGCTCAGGCTGCTACAAGCCAGACTTTGAGGAGCTTCTGCTTGTTTTTGG ATGAAGAATGCAGAGAAATGGACGAATACGCTAAGCAGAACAAGAATGTAAGGGAAAGAGGTGTCTCTTGCTTCAATGAAGCTCTGCCTATCCTTCAGTATATCTGCAGCAGATTGGATGAAGCTCAAAG AAAAAAGTTTGCAACAGCCAAAAGCGGGAACACAGTAGTCTTTCTGTTAGAATGCCTGCATACGTTAATCTCATCGTTACCCCAGAAAATCCATACCAACCAGCACTTCACAACATTCTTGTGGCAGAAGTTTTGCCCCGCATTGATAGCATTCCTTGGCACCCCACGAGTGGACAAAACTTTTACATCGCGTGAGGGAAAGGACACGGAGGTGGGCAGAGGATCGGGTTACTTAGCAACGACATTGAGTTTCGATAGTCATCAAGCCAAAACAGTTTACAG CATTGGAACCGAGTTAGTAAGACTGGTAGGATGCGTGGGGCCACTAAGACCAGTATTGGAATCAGTCTTCCATCGAATGCTTCTATATCCGCCCCCGCAACAGCGTTTGGAGTCGTTGAAGGCTTTGCGAGAGCTGCTGAGGAGTCCAAGCCGAATGGTTGACTTTGCAGGACCACTTTTGGTGGAAGAAGAGAAAACCAGCCAGCCTCAGAGCGACATGGCCTTGATGAGGCTGGTGATGGATTCTATTGAAGAATCCACCACCGCTGGACAACCGGTGCTCTACGCCAGTGTTTCCTGCGTGGTAGCTATGCTATCCGCCTTGCAGGAACTCTGCGAAGGCAAGGCTGTCAGTCATACCTACACTGGGACCATCAATGCGCTGTACGAAGACCTGGAAGCTAGTGATTACAAAGGTCCGTTGACGTATTTAAGCATGGCAAGGCTACCCAAAACCTACCGGGAGCAGCTGGAGCTGATGAACAAGACCAGTGGGTCAGAAAGTGATTCTTCAGGACATGGTCCTTCGGAAGACGGAGATTCTACTGACACAGAAGGACCCCAGAATGAATCTGATGAGGTTAATGATGACAATAGCGTCGATGAAATTGATTACGCCCTAGAAAACGAACGGGAGCGACTCCGGCTGGAGAAACTGCCCAAGTGTCTTCATGTTGGAAGACAATTTGCTGAAGAATGCAACGTGGACGTTGAGCGACACAACGCCAGGCAGTTTGTGAAGATTCTAAGGAGTGACTTGGTTCCAGTGGTTCTGAATCTTAGAAGCAACATTGAGGTTGACGAAGCGCTGCAGAATTTCGCGTCTGAGTACTGCCAAGGTGTCTTTGCTGCACAGCAGAAGCTTCAGGAGAAGGAAACTAGTGTAGACACGTGTGCCTTAATTACGATCATGAACGCTGATGGGATCTACTTGGCTACTTACGCAGCTTTGCTGCtgaatcttaaattaattaggatGCACTATTACCTTGACAGCTGCGCTGTGCCGATTAGCGAAGAGATGTTCGTGGAAGAAGTCCATGGTTCAGGAGTTTTGGTCTACTTATCTGCCACTTGGTTGTCGGAATTGTACCAGCAGATCCTAGCTTGCAATCTGTTGGAAAAATGCGGCTACAATCCAGCTTCTACGGAGAATTGTGCGTTGGTTAACATTTTAGTGGATGTGGACGGAATCAGCGGGAGCCAAAGAGGAGGACAATTGCTGGCGGATTACAGAAGATTGGAAAAGGCACAATTGTCGAGGAGCGAACCGACTCCTGAAGCGGAAGCAGGAGCTAAATTGTCGAGGAGAATTCTTACCTGTTGCTGGGGGAGTATGATGACCGTTTTAACGGCGGGTTTGAATCCTGCGAAAGAAGAAACCAATAAAGGGATCTTGAATCGGGATACTACTAGACGGGGGGTAAGAGATACTGTTGTCCTTGCTCTTGAAGGGCTTCACAAGGCAGCGACTCTGAGCAACATTCTCGGACTACAAACACGGTGTGGATCGATATTTGGTTTGTTGGCTAAAGCCGCTTGTACTGAACCAGCGATATCGAAATTGAGACGGACTAAGGATGTGTTGAGGCTTAAGTTACAGAATAGGGCGACTAATATTCACACGTCGCATGCGTTGAGCATGGAGGTGCTACTGGGGAGGGGACTGGAGCTTGGTAGTCATGGAAGCGACTGTTGGCCGCATGTTTTTACCTGTTGTTTGTATGTGAGTAAGTTGGAGCATGATTTCTTTGGTAGAAACCAGAATCTGGCACTTCCCAAACTTGccaaaaaagagaaaaaagacAGTCCAACTGAAAAGAATGACAAGAACAGGCCTAGTTTCAATATTGTTGATGAAGAAGAGACATGTGTGGATGTCTACAGCTTCCTGTCGACACCCTATACGCAGAACCCAACAACGGAGACGATTCCGGAGATAATTCAGGAGTCTAATGCTGATAACCAGTCCAACGGAATCCTTCCGGCTGATTATGCTGCGAAAATTGTCTGCGTTCTGAGTCAGCAGGTTGATAGATTGTTTGAAGATGCAGCACTGAAGCTCAATCTTAGAGCTTTGTGCTCATTCCTGACCGCATTGTGCCAAGCCAGCAAGGACCAGCTGTTCAAGACGACTGATGGCAGCAAAGACGGCAAGAAATTCTGGTGGAAGAAGTCCAAGCCAAGAGAAGAGGAGCTCAATGTCTTGCTGTTGTCCAGATTGGGTGAAGTGATGCTCAAGTGTGTCAAAAGTGGAAGGCCGTTGATCCATATCATGAGAATCTGGAGCATCCTGGGTCCCCATTTCATGGAAGCAGCTTGTCATAAAGACAGGGAGATTTCGAAGCGTGCTGTTCAGTGTATTCATGACTCAATGGCGGCGTTGTTGAACGAACAGATCGAATTGCCGCACTTTCACTTCAATGAGGCGCTTTTTAAGCCCTTTGAAAATCTCCTCTGCCTCGAACTCTGCGACGGCGATGTCCAGGACCAGATCGTCAGCTGTATTTGCGAATTCGTCGAAACTAATCGCACGGAGATTCGTTCCGGATGGCGGCCTCTTTTCGGAGCACTTCGTGTAGCTTCGGTAGGAAATTCCGAATCTGTTGAATCAGCTCCTCTTCTAGAAGTCTTCAGAGTCTTCCTATCAACTGATAACACTCTAGTATTCGCCAATGCGGCTCTAGATTGCATTCTTTGTCTCCTGAAGCACATCCGTGGAGTAGGTGACCCGGAAATTTCCGACTCAGACCCGATTTCCAATGCAGAAATACGAAAAATGCGGCTGTGTCTTGAAAGTCTCAAGTGTCTATTAAATTGCAGTGATATCCTTTCGTCAATGTATCGGATGCCAGCCTGTCCAATTTTCCACTCGGCTGCGCGGATCCAAGTGTCAACCATACCCCAATTCGTCGATCCAGTGATACCCAACTTGGAGCTGGCTAAATTCGACAAGAATTCAGAATCCATGCAAGAGATAGTCCCGGAGATATCCTTCGAGCTGTTCAACCGCATAGACAGGACCCAGACCATCACCTTGCAATCCATGGAGAAGCCCAGTGGAATCTTACGAGTTTGGTACCTGCTCATCGAAGGATTAGCCTCAGCTACAATGATCTGCCCGCGAAGATACCAACCACATACACTCGAGACACTCTTCCACTTGCTCCGTGACATTCTCAACGTTCCCGGGCCTGATTTCGCGCTCTACTGCGTCAACCACCTGCTTTTGCCAATGGTTCAAAACTGGCTTCGGATCACTTCCAAGGTCGTCCGCGGGTGGGACAATTTCGCGCCAAATTTCAAGCAGTGCTGCGGATTGACTACTGATCTGGTCGTCGATTATCTAACTCACCTGCAAG GTCCAGAAGTCACCCGAAGAGACGAACTGCTCCCGGCAACGACACTAATGCTGAAGCAGCTGCTGCTGGTCATGGCGGAGTGTGTCGTCCAGCAAACTGAGAGCATTGCAAGACTAGGCTGCGCCTGTATCAG GCACGTTCTGATCAGCAGCGGACCATTACTAACCGCTGAGCAGTGGGAAGTCTGCGGTATAGCTTGCTATCGCGCTTGCTCCAACTCCCTCCAAGAGCTCCACCAACTAACAATGGCCTTCGCACCCAGATCCGAGTCTTTCTACGGTGACCTGGCTCAGGTCAAGGTCGCTGCTCGTCGAGACGCAACTCCTGAAGAATCAGAACGACTCAGACAGCTTTCTGCTCAG GTGTTCCTGATGGCGGAGCAGCGCTCAGAGCCGACTTATACCGACGATCGGTCATACGTATTCCTGCTTTACCCGCCGTCGGTAGCGTCGAGCCTCAACCCAGATTTGTACATAGTAAGAGTCCAATTACGAACGATGGTCGTAGGGCTGTTGGTCCATCAAATGCTGCTGCATTGCATCGCCAGTGTCCTGCTCCAAGGATCAGTTGGCTCCATTTCAAG CTTCTGCAACATGAGTGCAACATCACCAGTGTCTCCCAAACCGCCTGAAGGCAAGCGCAGACTCACCAGACACATAGAGACCTTCTTAGCAGCCCTGGACCTTTCATTTTCCGCAGCAGTGAAGTTTGACTCCCGTCCAGGGCTTAAGTTTCTCGTCCAGAAGGTTGCGAATCTAGAACAGCCCGCCAATTTGTACCAACAAGCTGGCGCTGCCTGGACCATCAAGATTCTGACGCTCTTCGAATTGTGTCTTGAAGAAATTATCGATACTGGAGCTGATCTTGAAGTAATCAAAGCTCTGATAAGCCAGAATCACAATCAGGAGAGTAATACCCAATTGGTCAAATTAGTTAAGCAATTGAAGAGTACCTTCGATTCCCTTTGCAATAATTACGTTGATGTGGTGCTGAATCGTGATGGCTGGCATTCAGTTGCTGATGGATTCGCTGATAGGAAAATCTTCTTATTGGTAGCGCAGCCTGATGATTTTCCAGAGATTACTGGCAAGGAACCTCTGGAGCGTTTTCCGCTGGATAAACCAGAAAAGACCAATGAGACAATGTCACAAATGGAGGATCCTTTAGAGCGGAAAGAAGACTATAGGTCTCTAAAGCTCTTTGATTTAGCAAATGATTATTATATGGAGTCTGGTCCGGAATCTGAAAGCGACTCTGATGAATCCAAGCCTTCTTCCAGGCCCAGGTCTCCAAAGAAACTGGTCTACAGAGGCTCCAGTGAGTGTGTCTTTTCTGGTGACCAAGATGAAGGAAATTCTAGTGAATCTAACCAAGAATTTGATCCAGCGAAGCTGGAtcaagatgatgatgataatggtAAAGAAGAATTGGAGTCTAATACAGATGTTAGCATAGATGGCAGTCAAACTGCTTCAAGATTAGAAGCTTTGGACTCAGATGACCTTGACTTACCTTTGAATTCTAAAGATTTTAACCTAGAACGACGACTGAGGCTAAGCGACGACTGTCTTTCTAGAACTTCAAGAGGATTTGTTAGTTCTGATGAATCTTACAGGTCAAAATCGCTAGTGGAGCTCCACCGGGCTTccaaattttcagaattaacAATAACAGACTCATCGGAagctaacaataataaaattggtgAAAATACACAAGAAGTCCTTGATGATAACGTTGATGACCTGCTGCGTGATTATGAAAGAAGTAGAAGAGGCTTCAGGATCAATCCGTTCTTGTGCGAGGACAATGGCAACATTGAGGGCAGGAATATTTCTAAGGATTGCGAAGCTCATAGGCGTGCTTGGGCTGAGACGCTCTCTGCTGCGTTGGAATGGACTCTTGCTCTACCG GACGATCAGCTGAAGCCTTTGCTACCGGTGGTAGTAGGGGGGGTTAGGACTCTGACCAAGTTTGCGGTGGATCCAAATCTTAAAATGAAGATCTCGTCGCTGTTCTACAGGATTGTTGTTCTTTATGGCTTGACAAATAATTAg